From Ornithorhynchus anatinus isolate Pmale09 chromosome X3, mOrnAna1.pri.v4, whole genome shotgun sequence, the proteins below share one genomic window:
- the INO80C gene encoding INO80 complex subunit C isoform X2: protein MLRGISIESVSETKTVSMDSGAGPVDATAKPLPFKDPNFVHSGIGGVTAGKKNRTWKNLKHILASERALPWQLDDPSYFSIDAPLSFKPAKKYSDISGLIANYTDPQSKLRFSTIEEFSYIRMLPSDVVTGYLALRKATSVVP, encoded by the exons GGCATCAGTATCGAGTCCGTGAGCGAGACCAAGACGGTCTCAATGGATTCTGGCGCCGGCCCGGTCGATGcgacggctaaacctctgccattTAAGGATCCGAACTTTGTG CATTCTGGCATTGGGGGAGTAACAGCTGGCAAGAAGAACAGAACCTGGAAGAATCTGAAACACATTCTCGCTTCCGAAAGGGCATTACCATGGCAACTGGACGATCCTAGCT ACTTCAGCATTGATGCCCCACTGTCTTTCAAACCTGCAAAGAAATATTCGGATATTTCAGGACTTATT GCCAACTACACGGATCCCCAGAGCAAGCTGCGGTTCAGTACGATCGAGGAATTCTCCTACATCCGGATGCTCCCCTCAGACGTAGTCACGGGCTACCTGGCTCTGAGAAAGGCCACCAGTGTGGTACCCTGA